AACGTTCCTATAACCTTTCCACCTCTGCCCTGCAATGCAATATATAACTAGGATAGCTAAATATGACATTATTGTTATACAAAAACAGAGCTTTTAGGTGacaaaatatttacatttataagCTGCTTGTGATATTCTTCGGGGATATCCAGGGCTTTGATTATGGGAACAGCATTGAGCAAACCCACTCGCATAGACTTGATGGCGTCTATAACTTTGGTGCGATCTGATATTGCAAAAACACTCTCAGTGATTGCTCCCAATTCTTTGATGGATTTTGATGTAATGCTCTTCAGCTCCATGTCGTGTTGCTTTAAAAACCTTAACACGTCCATTTGTGTGAGCATTTTGTAGGATGATGCCGACTCTACAAGCTCTACACCAGATGCGTTGTTCATTTGGCTGTCGAGTGGTACCATCGCACGGTGTATTCCTTTACTGAATAGTTCCATACACTCCAGTATGCTGCCAAATAAGAATATTAATTAGCCAAATTGTTTTTACCAGAAACTAAATGTTATTATGTTTTGAATTTTCAATTGTAATTTTTGTTAAATGTATTatgttgttttgttttatttctatttaatttaattttttatacgaatattttagaaaaattaattaaaatttactaACAAAATCTTCTCGGTAATAAGGATTAAAAAATCTTAACTCTGGTTTGTCTGATCGTCATACGTTGTGGAATGTagaactttaaaaaaaatatataaggtTATATGATCGCTTGATCTGCATGATATTTTGCATAAAAATTCGGAGAAACATAAAATACCATATATATTCTACCAGATATACTCAACTTTCAGCGTGCGTGAAtttaagaaaaatgatgaaaCAGATACTCACCTAGAGTTTGGGTTCAAATTCCAAAGACTGAGCCCCTCGGGACAATGCCCTATGATCGATGACACCTCGACAGACAACAATTTCTTATCAAGATCATCATCAGCATCAGCAATTTGAGCTAAGATATCAAGCATGGTCACCATCCCTATGTAATGTTTCCGTACAGTACCTGTTTGTTTGTCAGTATCCAAGATCATGGACCCGCCGGCTCCGATCCAGTGTCCGGGCGGCGCCGCAACTGGGACCGCCACCACCCGGTTGACCAGCAGTGTGTTCATAGTGTGAGCCAGGGATGCCGTGTACGGCACCTCCACTAGCCTACGCTTGTTGTCGACCAAGTCCTTCACCTTCTTATCTCTAAGTCGTCCTTGAGCTTCCGAAGAGTACTTGTGCTTGGTGGCCATGGCGGTGGTTGCGTGGAGCTCCTTTGCTTGTTGCATGTTTTACGGTTtcgtttaagggttgtgatgagCGGTGGAGATTTAATCTTATAAAAGGGGTTAACATGATAAAGACAATTGATATGTACATACTAAATATCCATGCGAATTACTAATGACTGATGTGAaatttcacattttattttatgcttaatATTGGCCGATAATTAAAATATATGCGAGGCATGTTAAAAGATTTTAAAACAATGTTAATGGTACTTTACTAAAAATACATACATTTCTTCCCTTTTATCTCTTCTCacttttttcttctctttctcttctctctctcttacCTTACAACACTACTACCATATTAAATATTGTATTTCGAACATATTTGAgcatggttttttattttttttttgtaatttttttcagatctaaaactTTAAAATATACAGAAAATCGACGTTGCTCGATAGTGGTTCAATGGTGCACAATGCCTcttcaaaaatcaagaatttcataaaaaaaataactttgctcgatggtggttagATGGTGCTCGATGACAGCACAATGAACTCGATGCAATTCTTATAAGAGATATAATTCTTCACTCgagtgtccgtttggggtgatttttttttatttttagtattttttcaagatctacacgtttgacatagTGATATGCatatttgtgaagtgtaacacttgaaaacataccaaaacatgtcttaaacatgaggtatgtttaaactttatatttttttcaagtgttacacttcacaaatatGCATATGAACATATCAAACATGTAGagcttgaaaaaatacccaaaataaaaataaaaaaacccccaaacagacacccgagtgaaaaattatgttttttgCAATAATTGCATCGAGTCCATTGAGctagcactactacaaaaacaggcttttaggatttttttttagggTACTTACTTatatgcgagccctaaaaattgatgtgtgtcctaaaaatttgattttttttaacaaaagttcccagactttttaggacactctttgagagtccttaaagaatttcttttaggacacgcaagGCGAGCCCTacaaacttatgtgtgtcctaaaagtttgaataatttttttaacaaaagttttattgTATATtaaatcagaaaagaaaaaaaattacagttttattaataactaaattaaaaaaaaaatcacttagctcatttttctctctctccttagatctctctctttcttgaagttccctttctctctctctctctccatgcgTCGTCTCTCCCAGGGTCGAACAGTTGCCCTCCCATTGCCGGCCACTGCCACGCACCAGCCTAGTCAATGCGCCTTCCCCCAAAACCCCCAACCCTCAAAGACCACCATTTGATGTGCGGCCTAAGGGCCTCAGCGGGGCACTTGAAATTATGCGATTTTGGGTTTCCCCCAAACTTTCCGAGCACTTTCCGACCCCACCTCGAGCCACTACGAGTTgaactaccaccaccaccatactccttgcttATTGGGCTTCAAAGTATACTAAAGAATCAGACTCAATGGTCACTGGAGTTGGGAGTCAATGTTCATCGGAATCCATGGTGATTTTCGAACCTTCAAGCGTAGATCCGAGATATTCTGAGTCATTTCAAACTAAATCACCGCCACCACGACATTTTTCTTAGTTTGGGCTTTAAAACTCAATAGTCTGTTTTCCGAACCACCACCTTTAAATGGTGGCACTGCAGCCGTTGCCTAAGCTCTGTCGTGGTCTCGGCCTGTGACCACCACtgtgctttgggcttcaaaacctaccaactaattttttaaaaactaaaaataaaacttttcaagACTTgcaatgcgagccctaaaaatattcttttaggactcgctaaaaaacataattttttaagGCTCTTAAATAGAGAGCTCGCTAGTGTGGCATTGAGCACCATCGAACTACCATCGTGCAAAGttattttttttcatgaaaattttgATTTTGAAGGTCCCATCGAACCACCAATGAGCAATGTCAATGTTCTGTAGGTTTCATAattttagatctgaaaaaaaaaattgcaaaaaaaaattaaaaattatgctCAGATCTATTTGAAATGCAAAATCTAGTGTGATTGTAGAGTCgttgaggtgagagagagtgaaccaAAAGAGATAAGtgagaaaaaagaaaacaaaagaaataaaaatatttttggtaGAGTGACAAAAACCGATATTATTTTGAAATACGACCGacgtaaattttaattaatatccAATATGATGAATAGAACCTGAAATTTACCTTTTTAGATTGAGTGTACGTGGAATTGCACGCGTACGTGTCAAATAGCAAGAGATGAGGCGTTGCATGGCATAGGTACACTATATACTTGCCATTTGTCGTtgatattgttatatattattaacataaattatttatatatataacattcTAATGACACGAAAGAGAGCTACTCTTCTACTATGTTCCATGCTCATGTAAAGTAGAAATATATAATATAGGTTTTTATAAGCTAAAATTATAACCAGTTTTTAAGCGAAAACATAATATATTTGTTGTGTTTGTGAAGTACTAATCTAAATTAATAGCATCGAAAAGCTTATTTCTAGTCATGATCAAGAAGAACATGATACAATTCTTTGTTTTGGTCTAAATTAATAGCATCAAAATGTTTATCAAGCGATTTTTTCTTCAAGTGAATACTCAATACTAATAATATAAACTTATAGTGGATTAACTAATAACTTTAATTgaactatttttttaaaattattttgtactctaatttaatttttataatcttttacaaaataaaatcgGTCTAAAATTTCGATAAactatttaaaaattttaatatgaaatttttaaCTATATCTGAAAATTTTTAATTTGTGTCTGAAGTTATTTGGCTAGACTATAATACAAAATAACTTCAAACAAAAATAAGTCATTAATATATGCTATAGTATTTTTGTGttacaaaattattcaatttGATTGTTAGCCAACATTGCATCATTGAGCCAGACGGGCTCCAACGCAGAACTATATACATCGTCTTCAACTTCATCGTCTTTGCCTTGTCCCATGGATGTCTTCAATGATTTGGTCGTCAGTCAACACTCAACAACTCTGAGGCCTCATCTTCTGCTGGGTAGTTCAAAAGGTTGACATCCATTGTATAGTGATAATTCATAACTTGCAATGCTTTCGTGATGATCTCATATATAGTTGATTCAAATTCTCTGAATTCACGCAAGTCTTTAAGAAAATTACTTCATTTAATGTATTAAGAATTGTACCGAACTAGATATTGAATTCATATAGATTTAGTGTGGTTAAAATGCTTTTTTAGATTTCAGTTTTAGCCATTTTAAAGAGCCCTTGGATAGCAGCTCATAGTTATTACCGTATATTCTATTTACTTGTTTATCGTTATGTTGTTAATTTTTATTAGTTATAAAATGTTCGTCCATAGCAGAGCGCATggaaaatcctatcctattttgcAAGAGTGAGTTATGACTTATGAGCACAAAATTTGAACTGTGTCAATCCTTCTTCCATTGAACAATAGACCTACAAGCACTTAAACAAAGCATTTAATcttacaaacaaaacaaaacaaaacaactcCAAATCTCCACCACACACGAACAATATAGCATTTTTATTTTAGTACTAGCTAGGAAAGGAGCGAGAGCCTCAACACCCTGATTATGTCCGTGAGTGAAACAAGTCCAAGAAGTAAACCATGGGAATCCACCACCCAAACCCGGTGGACATAGTTAGTGACTGCCTTATCGATAACTTGGGCAAGAGTGGATTCAGTCCCACAAGCCACAAGTTCCCTTTTTTGGGGCTCTGCATTCGACTGATGATCTGCGAACAAAGGACTGGTCGAGATAGCCTCCGTGAATTCTAGAGCGCTCAGTGGAAGCCATGTCTGCAGTGCAGACAAGTGACACCCCCTCAGATCGGTCGCTGAAAACGTTCCTATAATCTTTCTACCTCTGCCctgcaaaaatatatattataagagTTAAATATATGATATTATTATGGTATAAAAGcacaaaatatatacattcataAGCTGCTTGTGATCTTCTTCGGGGATATCCAGGGCTGTAACTATGGGAACAGCATTGAGCGAACCCATTCGCATAGACTTGATGGCGTCTATAACTTTGGTGCGATCAGATATTGCAAAAACACTGTCAGTGATTGCTCCCAATTCTTTGATGGATTTTGATGTAATGCTCTTCAGCTCCATGTCGTGTTGCTTTAAAAACCTTAACACGTCCATTTGTGTGAGCATTTTGTAGGATGATGCCGACTCTACAAGCTCTACACCAGATACGTTGTTCATTTGGCTGTCTAGTGGTACCATTGCACGGTGGATTCCTTTACTGAATACTTCCATACAGTCTAGTATGCTACCAAATaagtatatatatcatatatatataaataatttcaaTGTATATATAGTACTTTGAGGAAAAGATGATGGAacggatatatatatatatatatatatatacttacctGGTGTTTGGGTTTAAAGTCCAGAGACTGAGCCCCTCAAAACAATGCCCTATGATCGATGACACCTCGACAGACAATTTCTTATCAAGATTATTATCTGAGCCATCACCACCTTTAATGTCATCATCATCAGCATCAGCAATTTGAGCTAAAATATCAAGCATGGTCACCATCCCTATGTAATGTTTCCTCACAGCACCTGTTTGCTTGTCAGCTTCCAAGATCATGGATCCACCGGCTCCGATCCAGTGCCCGGGGGGAGCCGCAACTGGGACCGCCACCACCCGGTTGGCCACCAGTGCGTTCATAGTGTGAGCCAGGGACGCCGTGTACGGCACCTCCACTAGCCTGCGCTTGTTGTCGACCATCAAGTCCTTCACCTTCTTATCTCTTAGCCCTTGAGCTTCCGATGAGTACTTGAGCTTGGTGGCCATGGCAGTGGTCGCGTGTAGCTCCTTTGCTTGTTGCATGTTTTTCCGGTTTCCTTCAATGGTTGCGATGAGCGGTGTTTTAAACCTGTGGATAACATGATATAgacaaagatatatatatatatgtatatattatccATATGGAAATTGTACAGTTGGTCTGTGCAATGGATTTGTGATTCGAGTGTGCATGGGATTGCACGTGTCAGATATAGCAAGAGATGAGGCATTGCATGGCACTATATATACTTGCCACTTGTCATTGTCTTGTTTACGTGGACGTTTCAACTgcgtttcttttaaaaaaaaaatcccttttttccttattattattttggacataaaaattatttatataatatatgaaGCAGACACGAAAGAGAGTTAATCTTCTACTATTTCATGTTCATATAAAGTAGATATAATATCGGTTTAAGTTCAAAGTATAACCAGTTTTTAAGCGAAAACATAATATTTGTTGTGTTTGTAAATATTAATCTAAATTAATAGCATCAAAAAGCTTATTTATAGTCTTGATTAAGCAGCTGGGATGGTTGACAGAGCTTcataatctttaaaaaaaattctacttttatgtaaaaaaattcgTTATAATTTGCATAAGATATGTAAGTACGCAAGGAGCGAACATTAGtgaaaatagattaaaaagcatATGGACCTGAGTTTCATTAGAGCAACTCTAATGTTCGCTACCCATTAATTAGTTACTTAACATGTCTAAatcatcccaaaatataattttttattttctctctcatctgcatcattttttacaacttttttcataaatatgCTCCAATGTTAAGCCACCCTAAAAGTTGTCAACTATGGCCCCACACattgttatttaatatattattttgtaattataaatattgtcacactaaattttttaaatccatatattaatataaataaatattacataaaatttaaattaaacgAAATTTAAAAGAGCttataaaatgacataatcataattaattaatctaacataattaaaaaaatgttaattaAAATGATTTCCAAATTTTGACCATATGTGCTCTACCAAGTCCGCCTGAAGATTGCAATGAATGTTTCTATCACGAATTTCAGCATTTCTTTGAAACATTGTCGAGAAGTCAGAAATAGGTCCATGCAATACTTCAACCATTAGGGTGTCGGCGGGGCCGtcatcataattaaaatcaaACAAACTCTCATATGCATCTCTTTCATCCTCGACAATAATGTTGTGCAATATGATGCATGCATATATAATATCTTTGAGAACATCTCTTTGCCAAAAAGGTGTTGGTCCTCGTACAATAGCAAAACAAGATTGAAGTACTCTGAATGCTCGCTCAACATCTTTGCGTACCGCTTCTTGGCATtgggaaaataatttttttttctctccttgAGGCAGTGGGATAGTTTTAACAAACGTACCCCACTCTGGATAGATACCATCTGCTAGATAGTACCCCTTGTTGTATTATGTGCCATTTATTGTAAACTCAACTCTCGAAGCTTGCCCTTGTAAGATATCAGTGAATATTAGGGATTGATTTAACTCATTGAGATCATTATTGGATCCTGGAACACCAAAAAATGCATGGCATATCCAAAGATCTTGTAACGCAACTGCTTCGAGCATGATTGTTGGTCTACCATGATCACCTCGCGTGAATTGACATTTCCATGCAACTGGGCAATTTTTTAATTCCCAGTGCATACAATCAATACTTCCCAACATGCCTGGAAAACCACGCACCTCCCCCATTTGAAGTAAGCAACGAATGTCCCCAGCATTAGGTCGTCTTAAATATTGAGTCCCAAAAATATCATTCACTCCTCGAAAGAAATTGACTAGACATTCAATAGCGGTAGTTTCACTAATtcgaacatactcatcaacataatCGGCAGGCACTCCATATGCCAACATTTGCATAGCAGCAGTGCTTCTGTAATGGCGAAAGCCCCTTTCTACAGACTGCATCAAACCTCATTTAGAAATACTCCGAATGATTTTCTAGAGCTTGCACTATGCGTAGGAATACATGTCTACGCATTCTAAATCTTCTTTGAAATTGATATTCTGTATACACCGGTTCATCATAAAAGTAATCATCGAACAAACGTTGGTGTCCTTCTACATGACCCCTATCAATGTGGGCTCTCTTTCTTCCTTGTCTTGTTGAGCTACCCCCATCTATGAGCGCTTTGAAATATTGATCATCATGATCTTCAGTACACTCTGCAATTATTATATCCTCTAGACTCATATTGTCGTATGGATTCGGAGAATTTGGCGAATCCATTGTCGAACTTAGAGTATATGATATTTGGGAATGAAAGATGAATGAGAGAGTAAAATGAAGGATTGAATGGAGAGTTGAGTAAAAGGAATATTGAAATTTGGTATTTATAGACATGGTGACATATAtatgtagccgttaaaatgtagCTGTTAATAATGTGGTTGATAAAAATACATAGCAATTACAACTTCaggatattattcttaatataagTACACAAGTTTTCATGATCTTTCTTTTGTTCAGGAGTCATATGCGACGTGTCCTTAATGAGATAATCCATATATTTTGTCATCCTATTATCTTCTGCCTCTTTCTCCTTTATCGACACCAATTTCTCCAATGCAGATGCATTCTGTTCACTAATCTCTATAAATCTAGTATGTGTCTTTTTTCTCCTTCCCTTTTCTCTTTGCTGCCTTTTGGCCAGTAGGGCGCACTTCACGTACTTCATCATCACTGATGtctgcattggaagaagaagtaaatGCCCCTGATCCTGACACCTTTGTCCTCTTACCACCTTTTGGTTGGTACATTGTATTCCATTTCGCCTTATCCTTTAGCAATCTCCAACAGTCCACAAGCAGAAAATTTGAGTTGTTATTTTCAGATTTGTACAATTGATGTGTATTCTCAAGAATTTGCTCATCAGACCAACCACTGTGATGTGCTTGTTGAACTCATTTATAACACCCATTGAAACGTGCCACCTTTTGATTCATCTTGTTCCAATGATATTTGCATTGCTTTCCAGTTCTTGCTTGCTCGCCTTTTTAGTTGGTGTTGTAGTATTCTGCGATTCGAGCCCAGAAATGTGTAGAAGTTTGGTCATTCCCCACAATGGCATCCTTAGATGTATTAAGTCATCCACTTATCAGAAGTATAGTAGCTTCCTTGCTCCATTTGACTTTACATTTATGCCTTGATTCATCTTCATTGTGTAGAACTACATTTTCCAACCCTTCAACACCATGTTCAGGTTGGGTTTCAGAGACAGATGTCGATGATGTTTCACGATTCAAATCAATACTAGACTTTTCCATACTTGGCCTATAATTTCTTGAAACCATTTCGGGTTGGTGTAGGGAAGACATATAAAAGGCATATGGTAGTGAATTTGTTAGTGTGAAGAATGGAGCTTGTTGGGGTGTCTCAAAAGAGCCAAAATTTTGGTAAGGGTAAGAGGACATaggataattttgagaatttagaaaactttggttaaattgataatattgaaaatttgaattttgatgaTTAGTAGATggagtattttgaaaattttgattgaaatgaGAATATTGAAAAGTTGGATTTTGGGGATTGGTATGTGGAGAAAATAATGAATTTTGAAAAacttgagaatattgaaaatttagATTTCAGAAGTTGGTATTTGGAGAATTTTGGGAATCTATTGGTAAGAAAAGAAATtttgtgatattgataatttggaAGAAGATATATGTAATGGTGTAaaaattgaatgaaataaatgaatgtatagaaaaaacaataataaaaaattatgtcaCCAACGGTTAAAAAAACGGTAATAAAAACAAACAGTAACAAAATGTTTTATATatgtaaaatattatatttaaatataaatactaAGGCTTCTAACAACTACCACTCTTCTAAGCCACTGCGTTGGAGCTGCTCTTAATCATTTATAGTATTTTTGTTATGTATTATCTAAatataaatcaataaataataaacataaaatcaataatacacaatttaaattttatttaaaaactgcTCATGATTTAATTTTTTAGGTCGACCACAATAATATAGCAAAATcacatttatataattttatctTCAACTAAATATAAAGTCATCGATGAAGCATACCGcaattttcttctctctttttttccTGGAAATTAAAAAGTCTAGGTGGGTATCACTAACTTGTTGAATTCCCACAGAGGAACATGGATTTTGCTGAGATTACAAAGGTTACAAAATTCAGGTACAATGTGCTAAAAAACAAACTTATGGAATCCAAAATGCCTGTATATTATTGGGAGATcaaccaaaaataaaaacatGCCACCAATTGGCCGTTTGCCCCCCAAAATATGGTCTCGGTGGCAATTTTGGCTTACAAAACTGCTGCATGTAACAACAAAATTCAAAATGTCATCTCCTAGTTAGGGACGAACGGTGGTaaattttctttgttttcttcCTTTGGTACGACAAGATAAAATCACTTACTAAAAACCGAGTTTTcttggtttccttttattttcgaTTTTCAAGTTTCTAAGATAAGTTCGAATTTATCCATCTAAAGGTAGATTAGTCCCAAAATTGCCTCTTTCTTCTGAGCATAGAAACACAGATCAGAAGAAGACAAAACAAAACAATCTTACAGCCAATAAGATGAGAAATTTAATTGCGTAAATATCCCTCTTTCATGATCTCACGCTCATACTTCCGTGGAAGACTGCTCTTTGGTAATGATCAACAATTTGATCATCCAACATAATCAAATTCTGGCCAAGGAAGTTAGCAATCAATTTCATCAGCTACGATATTATACTTGTTAAGTAAAAATCTTACTCACCGTAATGCCTAGCCAAGACCGTATAAAcactttgataaaaaaaaaatttaaaaagtgatattttatacAGTGCCAGGTGAATCGGCTTGCAATTGTAACACATCATATACAATGTGTTTTTGCAAATCTACGGTTATAAACAGTGGAGATTAATTATATACACTACTATTTTTTTGGCCTGTTGGCGTTACAACATAAGTAAATACATGACCTTGAAGTCAATGCCAAAGGGTTGAAATCTTTGGTAGGTTTCGCACCTGAATGGCCTAAAGCAAGGTGTTTGACAAATTACCTGGCCGTAGCTGGAGGAACACCTTCTTTGAAGAGAATATTTGCAACTGGAGGTGGAAGCCAAGCTGCAGTGCTTCCAGATTGGCTGTCCTGATAAATATCATTGGATCGAGTCGAGCTTTTACGCTCCTTCCTCAGCTTTGAGCTGACACCTCGTCCAATGAATAAGCTGAACTTCATGGCTGCAAGCAAACCGAATGCAATCGCCAGTGGCCTCACTGCCCAGTGAAAATCCTCGATATGTTGATACTTCTGTACTACCCCAGGACAAGTATCAAAGGACACTTGTTCCACTTCAGCTGGATCTGCCAAGAAACTACTATGTTTATCTCCAAACACAAACCTTCCAGGAAACATCACAACAAGGCAGCCATTTGGAAGGACTTGGGAGATCCTGCCAGTTGCAAAGGCTCCTCCACTCTTCCGAGGCCATTCAAATCGGGGAGCACGGATATTTTCCTTTAGCCTCACAAACTGTCCAATGTAGAAACCACTAGCTATTTCGAGATCAGATAAATGCCCTCTCCAAAGAAACTCTAAACCAATAAATCCAGCAGTAACACTTCCATCTCGCTGTATAGAATGAAGAACTCCAACAGAAGAGTGTTTTCCAGGGAATACCCTCAAGTGCACCCAATCACCCCTGGTAAAGCTAGATGTTACCCTCTCAATTGTCGAGATGAGTACTCTAACAGGGTTCCGAACTCCAGGGATCTTCACCAGAACAAAATCATCTCTATCAGAGTTGCTATCCAGACTAACAACAGTGCCTTCAGGGACATCCATGGTCTGAGGTCTGCATGCATTCAGTGGCTTCCTTGAGCGAACAGTATCACCAACTAGAAGATGATCTTTTGAAAGATACCATGCAGTGTGACCACCAGAACTTGATCGTCCTACAAGTGAACTGGTTCGGGAACCAAACCATTCTTCTTCACTGTCAATAGCATTCTGTGAGCTGCAAATTCAGTTGCGAATAACAGTCAACATGTGAGCACAAATAGATAAACAAAAAGGCTTGAATATTTAAATACCTTTCCAACGCATGTAATATATCAGCTATTAAAGGTCGATTGCGAAGATCATACTCAAAGCACCCACTGATGACATTCCCAATAGCAGGAGGCAAACCACTTGGAATCTGAGGCTTTTCTTGCTTGATCACAACAGAATAATATATTTCTTCATATGACTTTCCAAACCACGGTGGAACACCAGTCAACATCTCAACAAAGCAACAGCCAAATCCCCATGAATCTGTCTCAAAAGATATAGGACCTCTCACTTCTGGTTCCCACTGTTCTGGGGCCATGTAATTTGGAGTTCCAAGTCTAAGAACCATATCCGGACTAGATAGTGGGATTCCAAGAAGcagatatgggatcccaaaatctcCCAAAACGGCTTCATCATTTTCATTTAGAAGAATATTAGAAGGCTTTAGGTTTAGTACCAGAGTCCCGATTGAATGCAATTCTAAAATTCCTTTTGCTAGCCCTATTCCATACCTGTGAGCATTAGAGTTCCAAGGTCATGTACTCTAATAACATGGTAAACTTCATAAATAATAATATAGTATGTAACCTTAAAGCACTAGAAATCTGAAGCTTGCCACCCTTGACCCGAGCTACTCTATCACCCACTGATCCCTCATAAACTTTCATAGCAATGCAAATCTGAAAATGAAATTGTCTAAGAAACAGAAATCCACGCGCATAATATGAAAATACAGAATTAAACTTAAAAGAGAACTCCAAACTTAATTTCACAACATTCACCTTTCCATCAACAATTGAAATACCATGCAACCAACAAACACTGCGGAACTCTCGGCACTTAAAAAATAGCACTTCAAACTTATCCAGAAACTTCTGTGTGTGGTCCATGTCCAATGGGTGTAACACCTTAACAGCCAGTTCATGAAATTCATCAAAATCCAGAGATGACTGGTGATGAGTAGCTAATGAAACATCACCAAAAGGGCCTCGGCCAACTCTGTACTTAAGTTTCAATGAGGCAGGATCAATCCATGGACCAACTGGAGTAGGCGTAGCCACAACAGTTCTGAGGTGATCAGGATCTCCTTCAAAGAGCTCATACTCAAAAGATGTTACCACCTTTCCCATCTGATCAGCCATGTATTCTATTTGTAATGGTAACAATGAAAAAATTAAGTATCCAATTCACAGTGATACAGAAAAAATACTAATCTTAGTGTATATATTCTCCagattaaattatataaaatatttcCTATACCATGTAGAAGAGATGCCTTAATTCTAACCCACAAAGCCCTGAGGCACCTCAGGCAAAGTCAATTCAATAGAAATGCTATCAAGTTAACATAGAATCAAAA
This genomic interval from Humulus lupulus chromosome 8, drHumLupu1.1, whole genome shotgun sequence contains the following:
- the LOC133796397 gene encoding SNF1-related protein kinase regulatory subunit gamma-like PV42a produces the protein MQQAKELHATTAMATKHKYSSEAQGRLRDKKVKDLVDNKRRLVEVPYTASLAHTMNTLLVNRVVAVPVAAPPGHWIGAGGSMILDTDKQTGTVRKHYIGMVTMLDILAQIADADDDLDKKLLSVEVSSIIGHCPEGLSLWNLNPNSSILECMELFSKGIHRAMVPLDSQMNNASGVELVESASSYKMLTQMDVLRFLKQHDMELKSITSKSIKELGAITESVFAISDRTKVIDAIKSMRVGLLNAVPIIKALDIPEEYHKQLINGRGGKVIGTFSAIDLKGCNLSVLQTWLPLRALEFTTAISTNPLFAGHQSNTEPQKRELVVCWTESTLAQVIDKAVTNYVHRVWVVDSHGLLLGLVSLTDIIRVVRHSLLSQLVLE
- the LOC133796398 gene encoding SNF1-related protein kinase regulatory subunit gamma-like PV42a, yielding MQQAKELHATTAMATKLKYSSEAQGLRDKKVKDLMVDNKRRLVEVPYTASLAHTMNALVANRVVAVPVAAPPGHWIGAGGSMILEADKQTGAVRKHYIGMVTMLDILAQIADADDDDIKGGDGSDNNLDKKLSVEVSSIIGHCFEGLSLWTLNPNTSILDCMEVFSKGIHRAMVPLDSQMNNVSGVELVESASSYKMLTQMDVLRFLKQHDMELKSITSKSIKELGAITDSVFAISDRTKVIDAIKSMRMGSLNAVPIVTALDIPEEDHKQLMNGRGRKIIGTFSATDLRGCHLSALQTWLPLSALEFTEAISTSPLFADHQSNAEPQKRELVACGTESTLAQVIDKAVTNYVHRVWVVDSHGLLLGLVSLTDIIRVLRLSLLS
- the LOC133795150 gene encoding uncharacterized protein LOC133795150; translation: MYQPKGGKRTKVSGSGAFTSSSNADISDDEVREVRPTGQKAAKRKGKEKNVVFQAFAWKCQFTRGDHGRPTIMLEAVALQDLWICHAFFGVPGSNNDLNELNQSLIFTDILQGQAPQGEKKKLFSQCQEAVRKDVERAFRVLQSCFAIVRGPTPFWQRDVLKDIIYACIILHNIIVEDERDAYESLFDFNYDDGPADTLMVEVLHGPISDFSTMFQRNAEIRDRNIHCNLQADLVEHIWSKFGNHFN
- the LOC133796399 gene encoding protein KINASE OF THE OUTER CHLOROPLAST MEMBRANE 1-like: MADQMGKVVTSFEYELFEGDPDHLRTVVATPTPVGPWIDPASLKLKYRVGRGPFGDVSLATHHQSSLDFDEFHELAVKVLHPLDMDHTQKFLDKFEVLFFKCREFRSVCWLHGISIVDGKICIAMKVYEGSVGDRVARVKGGKLQISSALRYGIGLAKGILELHSIGTLVLNLKPSNILLNENDEAVLGDFGIPYLLLGIPLSSPDMVLRLGTPNYMAPEQWEPEVRGPISFETDSWGFGCCFVEMLTGVPPWFGKSYEEIYYSVVIKQEKPQIPSGLPPAIGNVISGCFEYDLRNRPLIADILHALESSQNAIDSEEEWFGSRTSSLVGRSSSGGHTAWYLSKDHLLVGDTVRSRKPLNACRPQTMDVPEGTVVSLDSNSDRDDFVLVKIPGVRNPVRVLISTIERVTSSFTRGDWVHLRVFPGKHSSVGVLHSIQRDGSVTAGFIGLEFLWRGHLSDLEIASGFYIGQFVRLKENIRAPRFEWPRKSGGAFATGRISQVLPNGCLVVMFPGRFVFGDKHSSFLADPAEVEQVSFDTCPGVVQKYQHIEDFHWAVRPLAIAFGLLAAMKFSLFIGRGVSSKLRKERKSSTRSNDIYQDSQSGSTAAWLPPPVANILFKEGVPPATAR